One genomic region from Erythrobacter mangrovi encodes:
- a CDS encoding sulfotransferase domain-containing protein — MSNLPRRTRVYQNHHLDSTRWNWFTPRPDDIIIATSYKAGTTLMQTIVGNMLFPDGNVPGAITELSPWLDFRMFPLELVLGQLEAQQHRRYIKTHTPLDGLPYYTEAKYLCVSRDPRDVFMSLLNHWGNHTPELYMGMNGVPGRVGDEFPHFSGDIKAIWRDWITRGWFDWESDGYPYWSHLSYAQTFWDHRDLPNIRLVHYNDLRADLDSEMRGIADYLGIEIPEELWPDVVRRCTFEEVKKDPSKVVGEGIAFAFKGGGDTFINKGTNKRWVGVLDGEDLALYDEAMAKLPADYAAWLENGASALT, encoded by the coding sequence ATGAGCAACCTGCCGCGGCGTACGCGGGTATACCAAAATCACCATCTCGATTCGACGCGCTGGAATTGGTTCACGCCACGCCCGGACGACATCATCATTGCCACGTCCTACAAGGCGGGGACGACACTGATGCAGACGATCGTCGGCAACATGCTGTTCCCCGATGGCAATGTGCCCGGAGCGATTACCGAGCTCTCGCCCTGGCTCGATTTCCGCATGTTCCCTCTGGAACTCGTCCTGGGGCAGCTCGAGGCGCAGCAGCATCGCCGCTACATCAAGACGCATACGCCGCTCGATGGACTACCCTACTATACGGAGGCGAAATATCTCTGCGTTTCGCGCGATCCGCGCGACGTGTTCATGTCGCTGCTCAACCACTGGGGCAATCACACACCAGAGCTCTATATGGGCATGAATGGCGTGCCCGGTCGCGTGGGTGACGAATTCCCGCACTTCTCCGGCGATATCAAGGCGATCTGGCGGGATTGGATCACGCGGGGCTGGTTCGACTGGGAAAGCGACGGTTACCCCTACTGGTCGCACCTCAGCTATGCGCAGACTTTCTGGGATCACCGCGATCTGCCGAATATCCGCCTGGTCCATTACAACGATTTACGCGCGGACCTCGATAGCGAGATGCGCGGCATCGCGGACTATCTTGGTATCGAGATTCCCGAAGAACTGTGGCCAGATGTCGTCCGGCGCTGCACCTTCGAGGAGGTGAAAAAGGACCCATCGAAAGTGGTCGGTGAAGGCATCGCTTTCGCCTTCAAGGGCGGCGGCGATACTTTCATCAACAAGGGCACCAACAAGCGCTGGGTCGGCGTTCTCGATGGTGAAGATCTCGCGCTGTATGACGAGGCGATGGCCAAGCTACCGGCGGACTATGCCGCCTGGCTCGAGAATGGGGCCAGCGCGCTGACCTAG
- a CDS encoding aspartate aminotransferase family protein — translation MREPNDLSAFWMPFTDNRGFKAHPRMFVAAKDMHYTSASGHQVLDATGGLWCVNAGHSRDSIVKAVQASAATLDFAPTFQLAHPLAFEAASKLSMIMPEGLDRIFFANSGSEAVDSALKIALAYQRARGQGSRTRLIGRERGYHGVGFGGISVGGIVGNRRQFGTLLAGVDHLRHTHDLTRNAFSRGMPAHGAELADDLERIVALHGADTIAAVIVEPVAGSTGVLVPPVGYLRRLREICDRHDILLIFDEVITAFGRVGKATAAERFGVTPDIITMAKGLTNAAVPMGAVAVRREVHDTVIDNAAPGIELFHGYTYSAHPLAATAAIATLDLYREEGLFERAIELEDYWADAVHSLRGTKHVIDCRNVGLIGGIELEPRPGAPTKRAMEIFHRAFDEGLLIRVTGDIIALSPPLILTKAHIDEIFGILAKLIASVD, via the coding sequence ATGCGCGAACCCAACGATCTTTCAGCCTTCTGGATGCCCTTTACCGACAATCGCGGGTTCAAGGCGCATCCGCGCATGTTCGTTGCTGCCAAGGACATGCACTATACCTCGGCAAGTGGCCACCAGGTGCTCGATGCGACTGGCGGGCTATGGTGCGTCAACGCCGGTCACTCGCGCGACAGCATCGTCAAGGCGGTCCAGGCCAGCGCGGCGACGCTCGATTTCGCTCCGACCTTCCAGCTGGCCCACCCGCTGGCCTTCGAAGCGGCGTCCAAGCTGTCGATGATCATGCCCGAAGGCCTCGACCGGATCTTCTTCGCGAATTCGGGCTCCGAAGCGGTCGACAGCGCACTCAAGATCGCCCTCGCCTACCAGCGCGCACGCGGACAGGGCAGCCGCACCCGGCTGATCGGGCGCGAACGCGGCTATCACGGCGTCGGCTTCGGCGGCATCTCGGTCGGCGGCATTGTCGGCAACCGTCGCCAGTTCGGCACGCTGCTGGCGGGCGTCGACCATCTTCGCCATACTCACGACCTCACGCGCAACGCCTTTTCACGCGGAATGCCCGCCCATGGCGCCGAACTGGCCGACGATCTCGAGCGGATCGTTGCGCTTCATGGGGCGGACACCATCGCCGCGGTGATCGTTGAGCCTGTTGCGGGTTCGACCGGCGTGCTCGTGCCGCCCGTCGGCTATCTCCGGCGCCTGCGCGAGATCTGCGACCGCCACGATATCCTGCTGATCTTTGACGAGGTCATCACCGCTTTCGGCCGCGTCGGCAAGGCGACTGCTGCCGAACGTTTCGGCGTTACCCCGGATATCATCACCATGGCCAAGGGACTGACCAACGCCGCCGTTCCGATGGGCGCGGTCGCGGTGCGACGCGAGGTGCACGACACGGTGATCGACAATGCCGCGCCGGGGATCGAACTGTTCCACGGCTATACCTACAGCGCGCATCCGCTCGCCGCGACTGCGGCCATCGCGACGCTCGATCTCTACCGAGAAGAGGGACTGTTCGAACGCGCCATCGAGCTAGAGGATTACTGGGCCGACGCGGTGCATTCGCTCAGGGGCACGAAACACGTGATCGATTGCCGCAATGTCGGCCTGATCGGCGGGATCGAGCTAGAACCGCGTCCGGGCGCCCCCACGAAGCGCGCGATGGAAATCTTCCACCGCGCCTTCGATGAAGGCCTGCTCATCCGCGTGACTGGCGACATCATCGCTCTGTCGCCGCCACTGATCCTGACCAAGGCGCACATCGACGAAATCTTTGGCATACTGGCCAAGCTGATCGCGTCGGTCGACTAG
- a CDS encoding TorF family putative porin, giving the protein MRRIVSVLALPLMFASTAAWAQDDEGEESTGAWEIDAEIGVLSDYRFRGISLSSKDPEVTAEVSVAHESGFYAGVWASNVAINDGADDVELDLYAGFAPEVGAVSFDFGAVYYLYPSNSEFNYIEFLASAGTTVGPATVTVGVAYAPSQDNIGNQDNTYVYINGDLPIGDTPLSLHGQFGLEDGAFADSKRDWLLGASYDLGGGLTATLDYVDTARAYTSLGDATVVASLAFAF; this is encoded by the coding sequence ATGCGCAGGATTGTGTCCGTACTGGCACTGCCGCTGATGTTCGCGTCGACCGCTGCCTGGGCGCAGGACGATGAGGGAGAGGAAAGCACTGGAGCCTGGGAAATCGACGCCGAGATCGGTGTCCTTTCCGATTATCGTTTCCGCGGCATTTCGCTGTCCAGCAAGGACCCGGAAGTCACCGCTGAAGTTTCCGTTGCGCACGAATCGGGCTTCTACGCCGGGGTCTGGGCATCCAACGTCGCGATCAACGATGGCGCGGACGACGTCGAACTGGATCTCTATGCAGGCTTCGCACCTGAAGTAGGGGCTGTTTCGTTCGATTTCGGCGCTGTCTATTACCTTTACCCGAGCAATAGCGAGTTCAATTATATCGAGTTTCTCGCTTCGGCGGGTACGACGGTTGGTCCCGCTACTGTGACTGTCGGGGTCGCTTACGCACCCAGCCAGGACAACATCGGTAACCAGGACAATACCTACGTCTACATCAACGGCGACCTGCCGATCGGCGATACCCCGCTATCGCTGCACGGTCAGTTCGGCCTCGAAGACGGTGCTTTCGCCGATTCCAAGCGCGACTGGCTGCTGGGGGCGAGCTACGACCTTGGCGGCGGGCTGACCGCGACGCTCGATTACGTCGATACGGCGCGTGCCTATACGTCGCTTGGCGATGCCACGGTGGTCGCGAGCCTGGCCTTCGCCTTCTAA
- a CDS encoding glutamine synthetase family protein — protein MSTDIASWISERGISEVECIVPDMNGIQRGKVLPANKFLKSLTDRTLRIPISIFSVTVTGEYPDDIDHIVLPYDPDMTLVPDPATLREAPGFQTPTAYVIADAYTGKNDLVEIAPRAILKKVLGLYEKRGWQPVIAPEVEFYLVSKNLDSDFPLVPPAGRSGRPETASQPFGLEALGEFEDIIEHIYDFCEKAELNIDTMIHEAGAAQLEVNFVHGDPLALADQVLLFKRIVRQVALEHGVYGTFLAKPMSDQPGSAMHIHQSILDMETGRNVFTTQNGRDSALFRSHIAGLVRLLPQITPMFAPNVNSFRRMRPDNAAPINVQWGSDNRSCGLRIPISDPRNRRIENRLPGADSNPYLAIAASLICGYVGMVERMQPPKSVSGNAYNRARTLPRTLEGGLDRFSKCKQVRQYLGEDFFEVFYAIKETELYAYQSVISSWEREHLLLRV, from the coding sequence ATGAGTACCGATATCGCAAGCTGGATCAGCGAACGCGGAATCAGCGAAGTCGAATGCATTGTTCCCGACATGAACGGGATTCAGCGTGGCAAGGTCTTGCCCGCCAACAAGTTTCTCAAATCGCTGACGGACCGTACACTGCGAATCCCGATCAGCATTTTCTCCGTCACCGTGACGGGCGAGTATCCCGACGATATCGATCATATCGTCCTGCCTTACGACCCGGACATGACCCTGGTGCCGGACCCTGCAACCCTGCGCGAAGCGCCGGGATTCCAGACGCCGACGGCCTATGTCATCGCCGATGCCTACACCGGCAAGAACGACCTGGTTGAAATCGCCCCGCGTGCGATCCTGAAGAAGGTGCTGGGGCTCTATGAGAAGCGCGGGTGGCAGCCGGTTATCGCGCCCGAGGTCGAATTCTACCTCGTCTCGAAGAATCTCGATTCCGACTTTCCGCTGGTCCCGCCCGCGGGGCGTTCGGGTCGCCCCGAGACGGCCAGCCAGCCATTCGGCCTCGAAGCGCTGGGCGAGTTCGAAGACATCATCGAACATATCTATGATTTCTGCGAGAAGGCCGAGCTCAATATCGACACGATGATCCACGAAGCGGGCGCGGCCCAGCTCGAGGTCAATTTCGTGCATGGCGATCCGCTGGCGTTGGCCGACCAGGTATTGCTGTTCAAGCGCATCGTGCGCCAGGTGGCGTTGGAACACGGCGTCTACGGCACCTTTCTCGCGAAGCCGATGTCCGACCAGCCGGGCAGTGCCATGCACATCCACCAGTCCATTCTCGACATGGAGACCGGGCGTAACGTCTTCACGACCCAGAACGGCCGCGACAGTGCCTTGTTTCGCAGCCACATCGCGGGGCTTGTACGGCTCTTGCCGCAGATCACCCCGATGTTCGCGCCGAACGTCAATTCGTTCCGGCGCATGCGCCCCGACAATGCCGCGCCGATCAACGTCCAGTGGGGCAGTGACAACCGTTCGTGCGGCCTGCGTATCCCGATCTCGGACCCGAGAAACCGACGGATCGAGAACCGTCTGCCCGGTGCGGATTCGAATCCATATCTCGCGATCGCGGCTTCGCTCATCTGCGGCTACGTCGGGATGGTCGAAAGGATGCAGCCACCCAAGAGCGTCAGCGGCAATGCCTATAATCGGGCACGGACCCTGCCGCGCACGCTCGAAGGCGGGCTGGACCGGTTCAGCAAGTGCAAGCAGGTGCGGCAGTACCTGGGAGAGGACTTCTTCGAGGTCTTCTACGCGATCAAGGAAACCGAACTCTACGCCTACCAGTCCGTGATCAGCTCGTGGGAGCGTGAGCACCTGCTCCTGCGCGTCTGA
- a CDS encoding NAD(P)/FAD-dependent oxidoreductase, with translation MTDYPASYYAATANPFGRHAALRGAVNADVVVVGGGFTGLSAALSAAEAGFSVVLVEAKRIAWAASGRNGGQMIPGMRWAATDLVEKFGEGEGRRLVELGLQATASVRNRIAKHAIACDLRDGHFHAASKPGHLDDVRKEVDLLHRLVGYEAARVVEKADVPQFVASKAYHGGMFDALGGHLHPLNYALGLAEAAEAAGVRIFEETPALAMEHGSPVRVTTPDGVVTARHGILACDTEVGSVEASMRRMMMPVVNYNVATRVLGEEEARALIPSNASIAESRFVLNYYRLTADNRLLFGGGEKYSPRPPASIADFVRPHIEQVFPQLRGIEIDYGWGGAIGVTLNRLPQFGRIGNSFYAQGYSGHGVLLTTLAGELVVEALRGTAERFDLMASLPKPGFPGGPLLRHPLYVLGMLWYALRDRL, from the coding sequence GTGACGGACTATCCGGCCTCTTACTACGCGGCGACCGCGAACCCCTTCGGTCGGCACGCCGCCTTGCGCGGCGCCGTCAATGCGGATGTCGTGGTGGTGGGCGGCGGCTTCACCGGCCTCTCGGCGGCCTTGTCGGCCGCGGAAGCCGGGTTCTCGGTAGTGCTGGTCGAAGCGAAGCGCATCGCCTGGGCCGCGTCGGGGCGCAATGGTGGGCAGATGATCCCGGGCATGCGCTGGGCCGCAACCGACCTGGTCGAGAAGTTCGGCGAGGGGGAAGGGCGGCGGCTGGTCGAACTTGGCCTGCAGGCCACGGCGAGCGTGCGGAACCGGATCGCGAAACACGCCATCGCCTGCGACCTGCGTGACGGTCACTTTCATGCGGCGTCAAAGCCGGGGCACCTCGACGATGTGCGGAAGGAAGTCGACCTGCTGCATCGCCTCGTCGGCTACGAAGCCGCGCGTGTGGTCGAGAAGGCGGATGTGCCGCAGTTCGTTGCCAGCAAGGCCTATCACGGCGGCATGTTCGATGCGCTGGGAGGGCACCTGCACCCGCTCAACTACGCGCTTGGGCTGGCGGAAGCGGCAGAGGCGGCCGGGGTGAGGATCTTCGAGGAAACCCCGGCACTCGCAATGGAGCATGGTTCTCCGGTCCGTGTGACCACCCCCGATGGGGTAGTCACCGCGCGTCACGGCATCCTGGCTTGCGACACCGAAGTCGGTTCGGTCGAGGCATCGATGCGGCGGATGATGATGCCGGTGGTCAACTACAACGTCGCCACGCGCGTGCTCGGGGAAGAAGAGGCGAGGGCACTGATCCCCTCCAATGCCTCGATCGCGGAGAGCCGCTTTGTGCTCAATTACTACCGCCTGACCGCCGACAACCGCCTGCTGTTCGGCGGTGGCGAGAAGTATTCACCGCGCCCGCCCGCGAGCATCGCGGACTTCGTTCGCCCACATATCGAACAGGTCTTCCCGCAACTGCGCGGGATCGAGATCGACTATGGCTGGGGCGGGGCGATAGGCGTCACGCTGAACCGCCTGCCGCAGTTCGGGCGGATCGGGAACAGCTTCTATGCGCAGGGGTATTCGGGACACGGCGTGCTGCTGACCACGTTGGCGGGCGAGCTGGTGGTCGAGGCATTGCGCGGTACCGCCGAACGCTTCGACCTGATGGCCAGCCTGCCCAAGCCGGGATTCCCCGGCGGGCCGCTGCTGCGCCACCCGCTCTATGTGCTGGGCATGCTGTGGTATGCGCTGAGGGACAGGCTATGA
- a CDS encoding aspartate aminotransferase family protein, protein MIADSAIAAMLEREKARFEAANPKSRALGAEAARHWHRGVPFHWMLDWGTPFPLFAERAEGARLWDVDGHCYEDFCLGDTGSMFGHSPPPVARAIAEQASRGLTYMLATEDAPIVADELAKRFGLPFWQVTSTASEANRAVIRWCRGITGRDKILVFNGCYHGAVDDVFVDLRDGVPELRKSLVGQVYDVREHTRVIEFNDLAALEEALASGDVAAVLTEPALTNVGMVLPDPGYLEAMRELTSRHGTLLVFDETHTISSGYGGHSMTYGPKPDIFVVGKPVAGGVPCAVFGFSAEVAQRMEQLREEGEKGHSGIGTTLSANALALAAMRANLTEVMTPAAYDHMLPLADRLAATLERVIASHGLPWPVVHVGARAEFICADRAPRNGTEARASMQGALEHAIHLFFINRGVLIAPFHNMMLVSPATTDAQVARLAETLDECLGVLVP, encoded by the coding sequence ATGATCGCGGACAGTGCCATTGCCGCCATGCTGGAGCGCGAGAAGGCGCGGTTCGAAGCGGCCAACCCGAAATCGCGCGCGTTGGGGGCCGAGGCCGCGCGCCACTGGCATCGCGGCGTGCCGTTCCACTGGATGCTCGATTGGGGCACGCCGTTTCCGCTGTTCGCCGAGCGGGCCGAAGGGGCTCGGCTGTGGGACGTCGACGGCCATTGCTACGAAGACTTTTGCCTTGGCGATACCGGCTCGATGTTCGGCCATTCGCCGCCGCCGGTCGCCCGGGCTATCGCCGAACAGGCATCGCGCGGGCTTACCTACATGCTCGCAACCGAAGACGCCCCGATCGTGGCGGACGAATTGGCCAAGCGGTTCGGCCTGCCATTCTGGCAGGTGACATCGACCGCGAGCGAGGCCAATCGCGCCGTGATCCGCTGGTGCCGCGGCATTACCGGGCGTGACAAGATCCTGGTGTTCAATGGTTGCTATCACGGCGCGGTCGACGACGTCTTCGTCGACCTGCGCGATGGCGTGCCCGAACTGCGCAAGTCGCTGGTTGGACAAGTCTACGACGTGCGCGAACACACGCGGGTGATCGAGTTCAACGATCTTGCCGCGCTCGAGGAAGCGCTGGCTTCGGGAGATGTCGCCGCGGTGTTGACCGAACCAGCGCTGACCAATGTCGGCATGGTCCTGCCCGATCCCGGTTACCTCGAAGCGATGCGTGAGCTGACCAGCCGCCATGGAACGCTGCTCGTCTTCGACGAGACGCACACGATTTCGTCCGGCTATGGCGGGCATTCGATGACCTATGGGCCCAAGCCGGACATCTTCGTGGTCGGCAAGCCGGTTGCGGGCGGGGTGCCCTGCGCGGTCTTCGGCTTCAGCGCGGAGGTGGCCCAGCGGATGGAGCAGCTGCGCGAAGAGGGCGAGAAGGGGCATTCGGGGATCGGCACCACGCTGTCGGCCAATGCGCTGGCGCTCGCCGCGATGCGTGCCAACCTCACCGAGGTCATGACGCCGGCCGCCTATGACCACATGCTGCCGCTGGCCGATCGGCTCGCTGCGACGCTCGAACGGGTCATCGCCAGTCACGGACTGCCCTGGCCGGTGGTCCATGTCGGTGCGCGTGCGGAATTCATCTGTGCCGACCGGGCGCCGCGCAATGGCACTGAGGCACGCGCCTCGATGCAGGGCGCGCTCGAGCATGCGATCCACCTGTTTTTCATCAACCGGGGCGTGCTGATCGCGCCCTTTCACAACATGATGCTTGTCAGCCCCGCCACGACCGACGCACAAGTCGCGCGATTGGCGGAAACGCTCGACGAGTGCCTGGGGGTTCTCGTCCCATGA
- a CDS encoding glutamine synthetase family protein, with protein sequence MTQETKMPKSSSAIATIEEARAFFDANPDIDAVDIIFTNLSGVPRGKRLRQHEVLAVYESGRFLPGSVLVIDITGRDTEETGLVWEDGDADRYCLPVPGTLVRAPWLGDGAGQFTTSFYELDHTPSDLDPRHVLGRVVDRLVADGLTPVVAVELEFFLLEQDGSGRPMIARGLNSGEQPWANEVYSLREMEDFKPFFDDLYAACDAQDIPLESGISEYAPGQFELTLRHKPDALRATDDAVMYKRLVKGVAAQHGMIASFMAKPFAEQAGSGMHLHVSMADGDGNNAFASEDPEGSPLLRHAIGGMKEWLGESMAIFAPNANSYRRFKANSYAPVAPTWGVNNRTVSLRVPAGSPASRHVEHRICGADANPYLAVATVLAGMHYGMTNTVDPGSAIVGNGYEQAPEDYRLPNHWAAAIEAFKNSARMRDYLGDRFVTHYTTVKEVEMARFMAEVTELDYAWYMHNA encoded by the coding sequence ATGACGCAGGAAACAAAGATGCCCAAGAGTTCGAGCGCAATCGCTACTATCGAGGAAGCTCGGGCCTTCTTCGATGCCAATCCCGATATCGACGCGGTCGACATCATCTTCACCAACCTTTCGGGCGTGCCGCGCGGCAAGCGCTTGCGGCAACACGAAGTGCTGGCGGTGTATGAGAGCGGGCGGTTCCTCCCCGGATCGGTGCTGGTGATCGATATTACAGGCCGCGATACCGAGGAAACCGGCCTGGTCTGGGAAGATGGCGATGCCGACCGCTATTGCCTGCCGGTGCCCGGTACGCTGGTGCGCGCGCCGTGGCTGGGCGACGGGGCAGGGCAGTTCACCACCAGCTTCTACGAACTGGACCACACGCCCAGCGATCTCGATCCGCGTCACGTGCTGGGGCGTGTGGTCGACCGGCTGGTCGCGGATGGGTTGACCCCAGTGGTGGCGGTCGAGCTGGAGTTCTTCTTGCTCGAACAGGACGGTAGCGGCCGACCGATGATCGCCCGCGGCCTCAATAGCGGCGAGCAACCCTGGGCCAATGAGGTCTATTCGCTGCGCGAGATGGAGGACTTCAAGCCCTTCTTCGACGACCTCTACGCCGCCTGCGATGCGCAGGATATTCCGCTGGAATCGGGCATCAGCGAATATGCGCCGGGCCAGTTCGAACTGACCCTGCGGCACAAGCCCGACGCGCTGCGCGCGACTGATGATGCTGTGATGTACAAGCGCCTGGTCAAGGGCGTCGCCGCGCAGCACGGCATGATCGCCAGCTTCATGGCCAAGCCCTTCGCCGAACAGGCGGGCAGCGGCATGCACCTGCACGTGTCGATGGCCGATGGGGATGGCAACAACGCCTTCGCCAGCGAGGATCCCGAGGGTTCTCCGCTGCTGCGCCATGCGATCGGCGGGATGAAGGAATGGCTGGGGGAATCGATGGCGATCTTCGCGCCCAACGCAAACTCGTACCGCCGGTTCAAGGCCAATTCCTATGCCCCGGTGGCGCCGACCTGGGGGGTGAACAACCGCACCGTAAGTCTGCGCGTGCCGGCCGGCTCGCCTGCCTCACGCCATGTCGAACACCGTATCTGCGGCGCCGATGCCAACCCCTATCTCGCGGTGGCGACGGTGCTGGCGGGGATGCATTACGGCATGACCAACACAGTCGATCCCGGCTCGGCGATCGTCGGCAACGGCTACGAACAGGCACCCGAAGACTATCGCCTCCCCAACCACTGGGCGGCGGCGATCGAGGCGTTCAAGAACTCGGCCCGGATGCGCGATTACCTGGGTGACCGGTTCGTCACGCATTACACCACGGTGAAGGAAGTCGAGATGGCCCGATTCATGGCCGAGGTGACCGAGCTCGACTACGCCTGGTACATGCACAACGCGTGA
- a CDS encoding YybH family protein, producing the protein MTIRLMPLVAAALLISSCDTGKEAADGTSPEVAASADPAAEEAAIRVKIAQWLDLIKAKDAAAIAQMYAEDGAFMPPNAPIGKGRAAIEQNWAAMMGAPGFDLTFAPEQIIVASSGDMALDRGTYRLVVAPEGTEQIDTGKYVVVWRKVDGDWKAAADIINSDLPAGGG; encoded by the coding sequence ATGACGATCCGCCTGATGCCGCTTGTTGCGGCCGCGTTGCTAATCTCATCATGCGATACAGGGAAAGAGGCTGCTGACGGGACATCGCCCGAAGTCGCTGCAAGTGCTGACCCCGCTGCCGAAGAAGCAGCCATCCGGGTAAAGATCGCCCAATGGCTGGACCTGATCAAAGCCAAGGATGCGGCCGCAATTGCGCAAATGTATGCGGAAGACGGCGCCTTCATGCCGCCCAACGCACCTATCGGCAAAGGACGAGCGGCGATCGAGCAGAATTGGGCTGCGATGATGGGCGCCCCCGGCTTCGATCTCACCTTCGCCCCGGAGCAGATCATCGTTGCGTCTTCGGGCGACATGGCGCTCGATCGGGGGACGTACCGTTTGGTGGTCGCGCCGGAGGGTACGGAGCAGATCGACACCGGCAAATATGTGGTCGTCTGGCGGAAGGTCGATGGCGACTGGAAAGCCGCCGCGGACATCATCAACAGCGACCTTCCTGCTGGCGGCGGCTAG
- a CDS encoding LysR family transcriptional regulator, translating to MNITFRQIRYFIAVAEARSVSAGSTAVGISQSAVTDAIRTLEMETGVKLFYRHPKGVTLTREGHKFLRHARSIINAVADLADGVGHDQVTATGTVKIGVTPVVTGYFLSDILSRFRRMFPQVTVQLVEDKRDYIEHLLVNGELDLGILIVSNLVQKAAIDFEVLLRSDCRAWMAPWHPLSEVDALSLADLENEPVVTLSLDEMDGLVESIWSKFDHPPHVSYRTSSMEGVRSLVGTGAGITILPQLVYRPWSLDGDRIIAKRPREDLPTVDIGIAWRRLTHHSEPAMLFMETVHEQRR from the coding sequence ATGAACATAACTTTCCGCCAGATTCGTTACTTCATCGCCGTGGCCGAAGCCCGCTCCGTTTCCGCCGGGTCGACAGCGGTCGGGATCTCGCAATCTGCAGTAACCGACGCGATCCGAACGCTTGAAATGGAAACCGGGGTCAAGCTGTTCTACCGCCACCCCAAGGGGGTCACACTGACCCGCGAAGGGCACAAGTTCCTGCGCCATGCGCGCTCGATCATCAATGCGGTGGCCGACCTGGCCGATGGGGTCGGGCATGACCAGGTTACCGCCACCGGTACGGTCAAGATCGGCGTAACCCCGGTGGTGACGGGATATTTCCTCTCCGACATCCTCTCGCGCTTCCGCCGCATGTTCCCGCAGGTCACCGTGCAACTGGTGGAAGACAAGCGCGATTACATCGAACATCTCCTCGTCAATGGAGAACTCGATCTCGGCATCCTGATCGTCTCCAACCTGGTACAGAAGGCGGCGATCGATTTCGAAGTCCTGCTGCGGTCCGATTGCCGCGCATGGATGGCACCCTGGCATCCGCTATCCGAAGTCGATGCGCTCAGCCTGGCCGATCTCGAGAACGAGCCGGTCGTCACGCTCTCGCTCGACGAGATGGACGGGTTGGTGGAAAGCATCTGGTCGAAGTTCGACCACCCGCCCCACGTGTCCTACCGCACCAGCTCGATGGAGGGGGTGCGCAGCCTCGTCGGGACCGGGGCAGGCATCACGATCCTGCCGCAGCTGGTCTATCGCCCCTGGAGTCTCGATGGCGACCGCATCATCGCCAAGCGCCCACGCGAGGATCTGCCGACGGTCGACATCGGCATCGCCTGGCGCCGCCTGACCCACCACAGCGAACCCGCGATGCTGTTCATGGAAACGGTCCACGAACAGCGGCGGTGA